A DNA window from Vigna angularis cultivar LongXiaoDou No.4 chromosome 1, ASM1680809v1, whole genome shotgun sequence contains the following coding sequences:
- the LOC108321024 gene encoding probable WRKY transcription factor 9 — MGRSQNPTNMEIDLSLKIDADDEQKPQLDEQVKEYNHEQKMPQILDHNKEEVPEAAAGEIEDDASVVQTSFQDNTKTKELSVLQMEMESMKEENKVLRKVVEQTMKDYYDLQMKFSAIQENNKRKDHEISLSLQDIATTSGEGPSRILEIVNKKIQRAPSPPNTDDDSLSESELGLSLRLQPSTSQKESDVGNKEDRKDQQLASFVSVQNKLQRTHELPGMTTHAISPPNRKARVSVRARCEAATMNDGCQWRKYGQKIAKGNPCPRAYYRCTVAPGCPVRKQVQRCIDDMSILITTYEGTHNHPLPVGATAMASTASAAASFMLLDSSNPISDGTSSFTQAPLPYNAFHPLNSASNFRSINPNDPSKGVVLDLTSNLSEPLRFSTGSSSNTTTDTRFSWMPNKYHGGGAISMNNNFHKPRPVDIHDRMWKGEESKQLDENVSAIASDPKFRVAVAAAITSLMNKESHNANHPIGTSFGPRSGQNGS; from the exons ATGGGTAGAAGCCAAAACCCCACAAACATGGAAATTGATCTATCTTTGAAGATAGATGCTGATGATGAACAAAAACCACAACTTGATGAGCAAGTCAAAGAGTATAACCACGAACAAAAAATGCCACAGATTCTTGATCATAACAAGGAAGAAGTCCCTGAAGCTGCAGCTGGTGAAATAGAAGATGATGCATCAGTGGTACAAACATCTTTTCAAgataacacaaaaacaaaagag TTAAGTGTCCTACAAATGGAGATGGAGAGCATGAAAGAGGAAAACAAAGTTCTGAGGAAAGTTGTAGAACAAACAATGAAAGACTATTATGATCTGCAGATGAAATTCTCAGCTATCcaggaaaacaataaaagaaag GATCATGAAATTTCTCTCTCCCTTCAAGACATTGCCACCACCAGCGGTGAAGGACCATCGAGAATTCTTGAGATCGtgaataagaaaattcaaaGGGCTCCATCTCCACCAAACACTGATGATGACAGTTTAAGCGAGAGTGAATTGGGTTTATCACTGAGGTTGCAGCCAAGCACAAGTCAAAAAGAAAGTGATGTGGGAAACAAGGAAGACAGAAAAGATCAGCAATTGGCAAGTTTTGTGTCAGTGCAGAACAAACTACAGCGGACACATGAGTTGCCCGGTATGACTACCCATGCTATCTCCCCTCCAAACAGAAAGGCTAGGGTTTCGGTTAGAGCAAGATGTGAAGCTGCCACA ATGAATGATGGGTGCCAATGGAGAAAATATGGACAGAAAATTGCAAAGGGAAATCCATGTCCACGAGCCTATTATCGTTGCACTGTAGCCCCAGGCTGCCCCGTTAGGAAACAG GTACAAAGATGCATAGATGACATGTCGATTCTTATTACAACCTACGAAGGGACACATAATCATCCACTTCCTGTGGGTGCAACTGCCATGGCTTCTACAGCTTCTGCAGCAGCTTCCTTCATGTTGCTAGATTCAAGCAACCCTATTTCAGATGGCACTTCTAGTTTCACTCAAGCACCCCTTCCTTACAACGCCTTCCACCCATTAAACTCAGCTTCGAATTTCAGGAGCATAAACCCCAATGATCCATCAAAAGGGGTTGTTCTTGATCTTACAAGCAATCTCAGTGAACCACTACGTTTTTCAACCGGTAGCTCCTCAAATACCACAACTGACACCCGATTTTCTTGGATGCCAAACAAATACCATGGTGGTGGTGCAATCTCAATGAACAACAATTTTCACAAGCCTAGACCAGTGGACATTCATGATAGAATGTGGAAAGGAGAAGAAAGCAAGCAACTTGATGAGAATGTTTCTGCAATTGCCTCAGATCCCAAGTTTAGGGTTGCTGTTGCTGCAGCCATAACATCTCTCATGAATAAAGAGAGCCACAATGCTAATCATCCTATAGGGACTTCATTTGGTCCTAGGAGTGGCCAAAATGGTAGCTAG